The Nerophis lumbriciformis linkage group LG05, RoL_Nlum_v2.1, whole genome shotgun sequence genome contains a region encoding:
- the LOC133606240 gene encoding ninjurin-2-like isoform X2: protein MQGLGKVERGDQGRDIDLTSMRSTMPAGGPLQGVSSPGLNMNLYATKKTAAEGMLDIALFLANITHMKTVIEQGAGYRYYAAVLTLISFSLALQIVAGILIIIIARRDLNVVSNQRRLDYLNNVATGVIFVTTGINFLISFFGSKRTGFFRWLLARLHF from the exons ATGCAAGGTCTAGGGAAGGTAGAGCGCGGCGACCAAGGCCGAGACATCGACCTGACATCAATGAGATCAACCATGCCGGCCGGCGGTCCTCTACAG GGTGTTTCCAGCCCTGGCCTGAACATGAACCTGTACGCCACCAAGAAAACGGCAGCTGAGGGCATGCTGGACATTGCCTTATTCCTGGCGAACATCACACACATGAAGACTGTCATCGAACAAGGGGCAGGATACAG GTACTACGCTGCAGTCCTGACTCTCATCTCCTTCTCGCTGGCTCTCCAAATAGTTGCAGGGATTCTTATCATCATCATAG CACGCAGGGACCTGAACGTGGTCTCCAATCAGAGACGACTGGACTACCTGAACAACGTAGCGACAGGTGTCATCTTCGTCACCACGGGGATAAACTTCCTCATCAGCTTCTTCGGTTCCAAGAGGACAGGCTTCTTCCGCTGGCTGCTGGCTCGGCTCCACTTCTGA
- the LOC133606240 gene encoding ninjurin-2-like isoform X1 translates to MQGLGKVERGDQGRDIDLTSMRSTMPAGGPLQGVSSPGLNMNLYATKKTAAEGMLDIALFLANITHMKTVIEQGAGYRYYAAVLTLISFSLALQIVAGILIIIIARVELTLLPSYQRLLNFLNNLTTAIVFVTLVVNVIKSAYGTQRSCLLRWMFQRFIL, encoded by the exons ATGCAAGGTCTAGGGAAGGTAGAGCGCGGCGACCAAGGCCGAGACATCGACCTGACATCAATGAGATCAACCATGCCGGCCGGCGGTCCTCTACAG GGTGTTTCCAGCCCTGGCCTGAACATGAACCTGTACGCCACCAAGAAAACGGCAGCTGAGGGCATGCTGGACATTGCCTTATTCCTGGCGAACATCACACACATGAAGACTGTCATCGAACAAGGGGCAGGATACAG GTACTACGCTGCAGTCCTGACTCTCATCTCCTTCTCGCTGGCTCTCCAAATAGTTGCAGGGATTCTTATCATCATCATAG ctCGAGTAGAGCTCACCCTCCTGCCCTCATACCAGCGACTCTTAAACTTCCTCAACAATCTGACCACTGCCATCGTCTTTGTTACCCTCGTCGTCAACGTCATCAAGTCCGCTTACGGCACGCAACGCAGCTGCTTACTGCGCTGGATGTTTCAGCGTTTCATCCTGTGA
- the LOC133606240 gene encoding ninjurin-2-like isoform X4 gives MQGLGKVERGDQGRDIDLTSMRSTMPAGGPLQGVSSPGLNMNLYATKKTAAEGMLDIALFLANITHMKTVIEQGAGYRYYAAVLTLISFSLALQIVAGILIIIIARRDLNQEANHQRLDSLNNTVTVVIFLIFVTNIFIPVFGMERTGLFARMHF, from the exons ATGCAAGGTCTAGGGAAGGTAGAGCGCGGCGACCAAGGCCGAGACATCGACCTGACATCAATGAGATCAACCATGCCGGCCGGCGGTCCTCTACAG GGTGTTTCCAGCCCTGGCCTGAACATGAACCTGTACGCCACCAAGAAAACGGCAGCTGAGGGCATGCTGGACATTGCCTTATTCCTGGCGAACATCACACACATGAAGACTGTCATCGAACAAGGGGCAGGATACAG GTACTACGCTGCAGTCCTGACTCTCATCTCCTTCTCGCTGGCTCTCCAAATAGTTGCAGGGATTCTTATCATCATCATAG CACGGCGAGACCTCAACCAAGAGGCCAACCACCAGCGCCTGGACAGCCTCAACAATACCGTCACCGTCGTCATCTTCCTCATCTTCGTTACCAACATCTTCATCCCTGTCTTCGGGATGGAGCGCACCGGCCTCTTTGCTCGGATGCATTTCTAA
- the LOC133606240 gene encoding ninjurin-2-like isoform X3, whose translation MQGLGKVERGDQGRDIDLTSMRSTMPAGGPLQGVSSPGLNMNLYATKKTAAEGMLDIALFLANITHMKTVIEQGAGYRYYAAVLTLISFSLALQIVAGILIIIIGRRDVNNPTLQKRMDYLNNVTTIMVFITTALNLFISTFGMQRTGHFPWLMMRIH comes from the exons ATGCAAGGTCTAGGGAAGGTAGAGCGCGGCGACCAAGGCCGAGACATCGACCTGACATCAATGAGATCAACCATGCCGGCCGGCGGTCCTCTACAG GGTGTTTCCAGCCCTGGCCTGAACATGAACCTGTACGCCACCAAGAAAACGGCAGCTGAGGGCATGCTGGACATTGCCTTATTCCTGGCGAACATCACACACATGAAGACTGTCATCGAACAAGGGGCAGGATACAG GTACTACGCTGCAGTCCTGACTCTCATCTCCTTCTCGCTGGCTCTCCAAATAGTTGCAGGGATTCTTATCATCATCATAG GACGCCGGGACGTGAACAATCCCACCCTTCAGAAGCGCATGGACTATTTGAACAATGTAACCACCATCATGGTCTTCATCACCACCGCCCTCAACTTATTCATCAGCACCTTCGGGATGCAGCGCACCGGACACTTCCCCTGGCTCATGATGCGCATTCACTGA